The Anopheles maculipalpis chromosome 3RL, idAnoMacuDA_375_x, whole genome shotgun sequence genomic sequence TATGTCATACAACAGCAGCACGATTGTAgtttaataataacaaaacatttaatgtGTATTAATAACTTTCTAGTCTCATCAGGCAGCCGAAACAGGGAGGAATGAAACAGCAGCGCTATAATCACAATCGTTTCGATATAATAATTGCAACTGCAATCAAACTAATTCGTTCACATCTCAACCGCGATACGCCCttaaagaaaggaagaaaaaactcgATCGTAACGAattcgtttggtttgttttctcatatatttatttacacacGTTCGCGCATATCGCGGCTTACAGttggatgtttgttttatcgaAAAATCGTGTcaacaattgtttgtttgttttttctttcctgcttCGCGACACTCGACGCGGTGATTTAGTCGtgacaatttcaattttcttttatttattgattatttatacatttcataatttttgataaaccattattatgtttttgttttgttttatttttgttattaccACACCGCGCGTGTAGGAGAAGTTTTTTCGCCCTTGCTGCCGCCTATCTCTCATTATTCATAATGTATACACAGGCAGACCAAATACACGCACGCTATTAATGCGCTACTGGATGATGAATTTGTGTGTCCGGGGATAGTTAACAAACCAATAAGTAAAACAACGACTAATAAACAAAAGAACaggaaatttgtgtttttgctgtggCAAAAGCCACAGAGATTATAGGAAGCAAGAGTAGAGACGCGAAAGGGCCAGATAGGAATGAAGTAAGCTTACATTTAACTTATCCACTATATACACACACCGATGTATTCtaacggaaaaacaaaacccatggataataaaatcatacacacacacatttatctAGTACTTAAATCTTTGtctttgtttatgtttcttaCAGAACTTGAATTGCTTTATAATGTCGGAAAgataaataacgaaaaacgCAAACAAGATAACCGAGacagagaagaaaaccccaaaaagTTAAAGTACGTTTCTTTCGATAGCTTAGCATTTACCCGCAACGGATAaggcaggaaaaaaatatgcgAAAATGATAAACTTTTAATTACCTAATTTGTTAGGTTAAATTAGAATTCAATTACATGAAAGCaatcgattttttaaactgCAAAATGATGAGTTTGTTACTCACTCATTCCGCCTCCAAGGGGATCGAAATGCGATTAGGTTATCTTTAAACTACTGAAAAAGCGTTGTTAGTTCCGGGAATTGTTCTTTACCCGGTAAGTTATATCAAGACGCTAACCAATATAGCCAACATCTCCGAAAAATCTTTACATAAATTCTTGAGAATGATTGAAACGTCACTGAACTGAACAGAACATTTAAAGGAACTACTGTGGCGGATTTGAATTTGTCACATACATGGATCGTATCATTTCGTAAGACAAGCCCGAAGATGCTTACGTAGAGTCAATTCTGCGAGTCTATTTTAATTGTTGCTTATGTTTGGAATGTATTTTGCATTCCAAATTGTCCAATTCTGTTTGAGCATTGAGAGTTACTTTGAGAATTTAACTActtaattatcaaaaaaaaaaaaaaaccttagaaATGAATTAATCATGGGATTTCTACATCTGAAATTTTCGCATCTTATTCCTGCCACAACCCCAACTCTATGCGTGAATAGTTAATAGACTGATGTTACACACCGAAACGTTCATTATTCTCCCGGACTGTTTTATTCGATTGTTATACAACGGCTAAGGATTAAACGTCCCGGGATGTTTGGAAACAGGGACGATGAAGgacaccaaaaaaacaaaaacaaaaacaatggaaaGCAACGCACAGCTCGCTCCATGTGCCTCGTGTCTCTACACTACCGTTGTGTTGTACAAATAAGGATAAATTATAAGGATTGAAATCAGAATCGGAATTGATGTAGCCTAACTGGAATCGGTTGTAGAACGGGTACACCCTCTAGAAGTTCGGCTGAATGTTGCCAATGCTCAATCCCATATTCTTCGCCACACGCAGCTGCGCCACGGCCGCATCCTTCAGCGAGTACAGATGCACCAGCGTAATTTCCGTGCGGGCCAGCTCGATCGCCTGCTCAAACAGCCGGATCGCTTCGACCAGATTGCCCCGCTGTACCTCGATCGTACCGAGCGTTTCGTACGCAAACTCACACCTACTATCGATCTGTATTGCCTTTTTGATCAGCTTGACGCCCTCCTCGAAATCACCCTTCCACTGCAACTGCAGCACGCCCCGATGCACGTAGATCTGTGCATTGTTCGGATCGACCTTCAGCGCACGCTCGAAGCAACTGTCCGCTTCTGCAAATTTTGTCTGCTCGGTAAGCACCTGCGCCAAGATGCTGTAGCACTCGACACAGTCCGCATACTGTTCCAGCAGCTCGTCGAACCGCTTCTTCATACGCTCCATTCCGCGCTCGTCCTTGTTTTGGTTCGCCTGGCAATACTTCGCGTAGCAAAGATGTGTCGCAATAATGCCGGACGTCGGGCACAGTGCGTACGCCCGCTCGAAATCCGCGATCGCATCATCCATCCGATCGGTCAGTATGTACACCTGTCCCCGGTGATGGTAAATGTCCCCGTTCGAAGCGTCGATTTCTTCTGCCCGGGCAAAATACTTGAAACACTCGCCGGGCGTTTCGGGCTGCGTTTGCATCGCCAACGAGGCACGCTTGATCAGTGCATTCGAGCGTAACCGTTTGTCCGCCGTCTCGAGCTCGCTAACCGCATCCAGATCTTGCTTCGCTTCCTCGTAGCAAGCGATCAGATTGTACATTGTGCCGCGCAATACCAACGCTTCCAGCTTGTAGTCTGATTCCGATTCGCTCGATTCGATCTCTTCCGTACAGGCCGCTACGACTGCTTCGTACTCGCCCTTATCGAACAGTGCCTTTGCCTTGATGAAACCCTTTGGTTCCGAGCTGGCCACCACCAGCTTCCGAACGGGATCGTTCGTAAACGAGCTTAAATAGCTATCGATGAACTGTTTCGAAGggtaaatttcttttttgttcttcatcgCTTCCTTGCCGTGCTGTTGGCCAAGCTCGCGCAATATGCGGTCAGCCATTACGAGTGTCGTTTTGTTCTGAAACTGGTCCACGATACAGGCGGCCGTTATATCCTCGAGTGCTTTCTCGAGATCCTTCTGCTGCTCGTACGCTTTCGCTCGTCGTACCAGCGCTTTCGTATACCCCGGATTACACTCGATCGCGTTCGTGCAATCTTTAATGACGGCGCCCCAATTCTGAAGCTGCTCGTACGCTGCTGCTCGGTTCTGGTAGTACGTAGCACGATCGCTTGCCTCGTACGTTGGACAGTGCTCAATCGCCGCATCATACTCACTGATCGCCAGGTCATACTTTCCCGCCCGGAAGTGTGCATTGccattgtttttgtgtttcaggGCAAGATCGCGCCCGGTCAGCGGTTTCGCATccggctgctgttgttgcttcgCCTCGGACGAATCACCATCGAGCGATATGGTTTTGTCCTTTAGGTCGGCTAACTTTTTCTTGGTCAGCCTTTCGCCGCTACCTTCGCCCTGGTCGGCCGATTTGCGCCAGTACAGGTAGCCGAGTCCGATGGCGACCGGTGCACCGATCAGTAGTGCCAACTGCCATTTGGGGAATGTTGATCCCGTGCTACCCGTCGTCATCATCGCCACAGCCTGATGTGTTCTACAATGATAAAGcaaaagggtggaaaaatgttACTCCCTACGGTGCTGTTATCATCccggtgcgtgcgtgtgtgtgtttgtgcgtgtgagcGCATATACATGATTACGAAATGCTATTGCCCCTAAGGAATTTGCCCTTTTATGCATTTGCAATCTAACAACAGTTATTATCACCTTGCCGCTGATCAACACATTAGCACTGCACTGAGTgttgtgatgcactttttttcTTAAGGTAAAAATTACccttttattgattttctctAGCACCCACAGCTGCTTCATCATCTATTTACCTTTCGATTTTTATCCCAACATGAACCGAAAATTGGCTCACTGGCAAATTTGGAATACGGAGCCGGTAAGCAGCCGCACTTCACGGGATCTTCTACGGCACGGTGCGGATGGTGTTCCGTTACGATTATATAATTTCGGTCACCGCTTCACAGAAGAAAACCATTTCCACACATTCGCTCACGCAGCGCTGGAAACCGAATAGatatttttcggttttttttcttttctcgttggtatcagcagcagcagctaggagcggCGAAACGTGCTCGTGACGTACTGTTTTGACAATACGCTTTTCGCCCCCGTTTTCGCCCCAGAGTACATAATATTTCTATTCCCAACTAACATTCTGGATAGTAACTGTCAGATTGAAAACAAAgtggaaaaattataaaatttgtgCAAATTACACTAAAGTTTAGTGTTTTAAGAAGAAAGGGGCACAAATTTACATTCCAAAGGTTCAAATTGTAGTAATCTCAAAATCGATAATTAATAGACCTTGATTTCGAGGCTACCGCAGTCTTTATTTATCGTGGATGTCACAATAATGTCAGACGGGAAATGTcatgaaaatgtcaaaaataaaagatcaaTCTGTTTCGACGATTCAAAGAGGAAACTCGTGTTTGACTTATGAAAATTACAACTCAGAAGTGGGATCAAATCCTGTGAATATTAGTGTAAAAATGCCGACAAGAGATGAGATGACTTGTGCCCTTTCGCACGCTGAAGTTACAGTGCCGGAAACAGCCACAATCACCCAAATTCGACAGCTTTACGCTAGCGTCTTTGGTGCTCCTGCCGACCCCATAAGTGAGGTTAAGAACGCGCTTGCTGAAACGCATGGTGAAGGTGTTTCGAACAAAATGGTGGCAGACCCGTCTGGAACATTTGAAGCAAATACCATTCCCGAAACTTTAGTTGTGATGAGTGCCGCAAAGGAAACATCGATGAAACCAGACGATGAAATAGTTTCGTTGCAAAAACAACTCGAAATATTGGAGCTTCGAGAAAAGATCAAGCAGCTAGAAGCTCGTAGCAATTCCAACGCGTCATCATCGGCGACAATAATAAAGTTCGAAGAATTCATAGACAAGTTCAGCGGCGACAACAAcgtaaaaattgaacaatggCTCCGTGAGCTAGAGCGAGCATTTAACCCGTACAACATGGACGAGTCTGCCAAATTCTATAATACTCGTCGCCTGTTAACGGGTACAGCGGCATTGTTAGTAAAATCTATTGATGTGGTGACTTACGCCGAACTAAAGGAGCAGTTATTGAAGACCTTCGAGAAAACTCCATCCATCGAAAACATATTCAGACAGTTGAGAGCACGACGACTTGTCCGCAACGAATCGATTACCAGATACGTGCTAGAGATGCAGCAAATCGCCAGTGACCATATTGCAGAAGAGGATCTAATCAATATCATTATTGATGGTATCGGGGATCCAATAAACACGGCTGCTATCCGTTTTGCTGCCAAATCTGTAAATGAGCTCCaacaaatgttgaaaaaatacgaGAAGATTCGCCCCCAATGCAGTTCAACAGACAATACTCCATCGAAGACATCTGTTCGTCCTGCTGTAGCTGTGCAGAAAAAGAACACCGTTGAGGAAATCCGATGCTACAACTGTTCTAAAATCGGACATTACCAGGGATCCTGCCCTTCCCCTCGCCGACTGGCTGGATCGTGTTTTCATTGTCATCAAATGGGACATACCTTCCAGAACTGCCCTGAGAGGCAAAAGAAGACATCTGCTGCTGTCAGTGAACatgatggagagagagatatattAGATGCTGAACAGGAGGTAAGTGTTGCatttgattttggaaatgaGCGTCAGGCCTGTTATTCACAAGTGTGTTCTCTTTTTGATTCGGGTAGCTCGAAGAGCTTCATCAGTAAGGCATTAGTGCCTTCTACTTTTCTTAGGCATGCGTGTAATTCTGGATTCCGAGGTCTTGGAAATCGTCAATTAACATCCTTCGGTGTAGTAAAATGCCGCATACGATTCCATAATACGATGGTAATACATAGCTTTATCATCCTACCGGAAGATGAAATATTTTGGCCCGTAATTGTGGGTAGAGACTTACTGCAGAAACTAAATGTTCACTTGTGTGTATTTTCTCGTAAATATTCTGCAAAAGCATTgtcaaaaatgaataataaaaatataagttTTCTGGAACCACTTGTGATTTCGCGTTTGCGCTCATTTGGCATTTTCAAAGGTGTCTCAATGGAACAGGCTAAAGGTAGCATATTAACTAGTGACGACTTTCCCTCAAAAGTAGTAGAGAGCTTCATTCAGGCTGAAGTATG encodes the following:
- the LOC126564419 gene encoding mitochondrial import receptor subunit TOM70, which encodes MMTTGSTGSTFPKWQLALLIGAPVAIGLGYLYWRKSADQGEGSGERLTKKKLADLKDKTISLDGDSSEAKQQQQPDAKPLTGRDLALKHKNNGNAHFRAGKYDLAISEYDAAIEHCPTYEASDRATYYQNRAAAYEQLQNWGAVIKDCTNAIECNPGYTKALVRRAKAYEQQKDLEKALEDITAACIVDQFQNKTTLVMADRILRELGQQHGKEAMKNKKEIYPSKQFIDSYLSSFTNDPVRKLVVASSEPKGFIKAKALFDKGEYEAVVAACTEEIESSESESDYKLEALVLRGTMYNLIACYEEAKQDLDAVSELETADKRLRSNALIKRASLAMQTQPETPGECFKYFARAEEIDASNGDIYHHRGQVYILTDRMDDAIADFERAYALCPTSGIIATHLCYAKYCQANQNKDERGMERMKKRFDELLEQYADCVECYSILAQVLTEQTKFAEADSCFERALKVDPNNAQIYVHRGVLQLQWKGDFEEGVKLIKKAIQIDSRCEFAYETLGTIEVQRGNLVEAIRLFEQAIELARTEITLVHLYSLKDAAVAQLRVAKNMGLSIGNIQPNF